The nucleotide sequence ATGGGAAAATCTTTGCAAGAGGTGCGATCGATGATAAAGGTCCGACTATGGCAGCCTTCTATGGAATGAAGATCATTCAGGAACTAAAACTGCCTTTAACGAAGAGAGTCAGAATGATCATCGGCTGTGATGAAGAAAGCAACTGGCAATGTGTAAGACATTACTTTACGAAAGAAGAAATGCCATCAATCGGATTTGCTCCTGATGCTGATTTTCCAATCATCTCCGCTGAAAAAGGAATATTCGATGTGGAATTTAGTATAGCAGGGAGTGACACAGCAGGAAGTGTAGGATTGCAGTTAACAACTTTCAAATCTGGTGAGCGTTTAAATATGGTCCCAGATCAAGCAGAAGCTAAAATCCAGGGTATAGGATTAGAGGAACTGCAGCAAGCGTTCGAAAGCTTCGGAAAGACAAGGGGAATAGTATGTCACGCTTTAATAGAAAACGATGCACTCATCCTAAAGGTTAAAGGTAAATCAGCGCATGGAAGTACTCCCGAAATAGGAATGAATGCGGGTCTTTTACTTGGTGAATTTTTAAAGAACAGCCCTTTTACGGGACAAGCTAAGACGTTTCTAAACTTGCTGGAAGATGTGACTGGTGAACATACAGGAAATAAACTAGGTATCTCGGCAGTTGATGAAGAGAGCGGCAAATTAACGGTAAATGTAGGGGTCATGGCTTTTAACGAAGCAGAAGGCGGAAAAGTAGGGATGAATGTTCGCTATCCTGTTACACACGATAGTGATGTTATTGAGAGTTCATTAAAAGAACGAGCACAGTCAGGTGATTGGTCAATGAGAATTATTGAAAACAATCCGCCTAACTATGTGGAAGAGAACCATCCATTAATTAAAACACTGCAAAAAGTGTATGAAGAACAAACAGGTAAAAAGGGTGAATTAATGGCAATTGGCGGAGGTACTTATGCACGTTCATTAGAAACGGGTGTCGCTTTCGGAGCATTGTTCCCTGGCAGGGAAGATGTTGCTCATCAGAAGGATGAGCATATGTTTGTAGAAGATTTGCTTCTTGCTGCAGCGATTTATGCACAAGCCATTTATGAACTGGCAAAATAGCTTGTAAGAGAGGGTACATCATGAAGAAAACGTTTGACCAAACCTCTATCAGTCTAAAAGGTTTTTATCTACTGAGTTTTTTTGGTCTAGGGAGCTTATTCCCGTTATTAGGTGTTTATTTTAAAGAAGAAGTGGGACTTAGCGGAACTGAAATTGGTACGTTAATGTCTATAAGTCCAGTTGTTATGATCTTTGCTCAGCCTTTATGGGGCATAGCAACGGATTATACGAGACGTCCACGATCAGTACTGGTTCTATCCCTATTGTTAACAGCTGTATTAGGTTATAGCATCTTTCTTTTGGAATCATATGTATGGCTTATTGCTCTACTCGTCGTGTTTTCCTTTATGCAAAGTGCCTTAGTGCCTGTGTCAGACAGCATCCTTTTAAATTACGTCCAAAAAGAAAACAAACAATATGGAAACTATAGACTGTTCGGTGCGGTTGGATTTGCAATAGCTGTTTATCTGGCTGGGAGGCTCGCTGAAGTCTTTGGCATACACGTTATTTTCTATATGTTTACAACTGTTCTTATCATCTGTGTTTTATTTGTTGTAAGGATGCCGAAAGAAAGTCAATCGCTTAAGACAGACCTTAGAAAGGGAATTGATCAACTGGTTAAAATGCCTTCCTATCTCGTTTTTCTTTCGGCCACTTTTCTAGTGTTTGGCCCAATCTTTGCAAACAACTTTTATTTCGGTTTTTATATTCAGGAAACAGGCGGAACACTTGCAGGAGTGGGATTAGCCTTCTTAGTTGCAGCTGGAAGCGAAGCGCCGTTTATGAAGTTTGCTGGACTGACGATTAAAAGGTGGGGCATGATGAACATTATGATATTTGCTGCGACCGTTTCTGCTGTCCGCTGGACGTTTTATTTTTTTGAACCGTCATATTCAGTAGTACTGATAACAACTGTTGTACAAGGATTTTCGGTAGGTTTGTTTATTCCTGCCGCGATGGAATATGTACGTACCTACACACCCATAGAGGTGAGAGCTACAGCAGTATCGTTATACTCAGCTGTCGGCAATGGATTAGGTTCCTGGTTTTGTACGTTTGTAGGCGGTGTTATTTTTGATAAGTTCAACATCTTCTACACGTATTTATTCTTTGGCGTACTGTCTTTTGCCGGGCTATTTATGGTTTTTATTCTCTCCAGAATGGAAGTGCAAGGACGCATACTACTTCACAGGTCCATATAAAATAAAGGCATCCCGCGTTGATGATTGGGATGCCTTGTTTTTATTCAAACTGAAATAAATCGCTTGATAAATAGCGTTCTCCAGAGTCACATGTGATGCAGATGACCACATCACCTTTTTTTCGCTTTTCCGCAATTTTTAAAGCGGCATAAACGGCAGCCCCTGATGATGGACCGACTAATATTCCTTCTTCTGAAGCTAGTCGTCTTGTAATCGTATAAGCATCTTCATCATTGACCTGTACGATTTCGTCATAGACTTTTTGGTTTAAGATCGGTGGTATAAATCCAGGACTTGTCCCGACAAGTTTATGCTTTCCTGGCTTTCCGCCTGACAAAACAGGTGATCCTTTTGGTTCCACCACATGAACAGTCAGATCGGGAAAGAATGACTTAAGCGTTTCGCCAGTGCCTGTAATCGTACCGCCAGTTCCTGCAGGTGCGATAAAAGCAGTAAAGTGCTGATTCAGTTCTTCGATTGCTTCTTTAATTTCTACGGCAGTACTGCCACGGTGGGCATCTGGGTTTGAAGGGTTCTCAAATTGCATCGGCATATAGCTGTTTGGAATTTCATCAGCAAGTTCCCGTGCTTTTTTTATTGCACCTGGCATCTTTTCATCACCAGGTGTGAGAACCACTTTTGCACCATAAGCTTTTAATAAATTAATTCTTTCTTCTGTCATCGTATCAGGCATAACAATAATAGACTTATATCCTCTAGCGGCTGCATTCATAGCTAGGCCGATTCCAGTGTTACCTGAAGTAGGTTCGATAATCGTAGACCCTTCTTTAAGGTAGCCCTTTTTTTCTGCTTCAACAATCATGTTAAAAGCAGCTCGGTCTTTAAGACTTCGGCTAGGGTTGTAATATTCTAATTTAACATATACATCGGCTCCATCTTTATGAGGAAGACGATTTAACTTCACAATAGGTGTATCTCCAATTAAATCAGCGATGTTTGAAACGACTCTCATCATTTGCACTCCTTTTCGTTGCTTTTACAAGTATAACAAATAAGTGTTGTGGTAAAAAAGCAGATAGACACATTAATAAATTTGATAAAATAAAACAAGGTGGTGTGATTTTATGCAAAGGCATTATTTTATAGCTGTGAAGCTTCCTGCAGAATTGAAAACAAAACTTGCGGAATTCTGCAAGCATATCAAAAAAGATCATCATTTTAAAACATGGGTACATTTAGAAGATCTTCATATTACGTTAGCCTTTTTAGGATCTGCATCAACTCGGCAGCTGGAAACACTTCATTCGTTATTAAAAGAAGAAGTAACAAATCATGATGAGTTCTCCTTAAAGGTTGACCATTTTGGA is from Fictibacillus sp. b24 and encodes:
- a CDS encoding MFS transporter, producing the protein MKKTFDQTSISLKGFYLLSFFGLGSLFPLLGVYFKEEVGLSGTEIGTLMSISPVVMIFAQPLWGIATDYTRRPRSVLVLSLLLTAVLGYSIFLLESYVWLIALLVVFSFMQSALVPVSDSILLNYVQKENKQYGNYRLFGAVGFAIAVYLAGRLAEVFGIHVIFYMFTTVLIICVLFVVRMPKESQSLKTDLRKGIDQLVKMPSYLVFLSATFLVFGPIFANNFYFGFYIQETGGTLAGVGLAFLVAAGSEAPFMKFAGLTIKRWGMMNIMIFAATVSAVRWTFYFFEPSYSVVLITTVVQGFSVGLFIPAAMEYVRTYTPIEVRATAVSLYSAVGNGLGSWFCTFVGGVIFDKFNIFYTYLFFGVLSFAGLFMVFILSRMEVQGRILLHRSI
- the cysK gene encoding cysteine synthase A, yielding MRVVSNIADLIGDTPIVKLNRLPHKDGADVYVKLEYYNPSRSLKDRAAFNMIVEAEKKGYLKEGSTIIEPTSGNTGIGLAMNAAARGYKSIIVMPDTMTEERINLLKAYGAKVVLTPGDEKMPGAIKKARELADEIPNSYMPMQFENPSNPDAHRGSTAVEIKEAIEELNQHFTAFIAPAGTGGTITGTGETLKSFFPDLTVHVVEPKGSPVLSGGKPGKHKLVGTSPGFIPPILNQKVYDEIVQVNDEDAYTITRRLASEEGILVGPSSGAAVYAALKIAEKRKKGDVVICITCDSGERYLSSDLFQFE
- the pepV gene encoding dipeptidase PepV, whose translation is MDQINWKEEVEVRKEKLMEDTKGLLRIPSLLDEENAKESAPFGPEIERALTYLLDLGKESGMTIKNVDGYAGHIEIGSGEDIVGVLCHVDVVPAGEGWSVDPFGAEVKDGKIFARGAIDDKGPTMAAFYGMKIIQELKLPLTKRVRMIIGCDEESNWQCVRHYFTKEEMPSIGFAPDADFPIISAEKGIFDVEFSIAGSDTAGSVGLQLTTFKSGERLNMVPDQAEAKIQGIGLEELQQAFESFGKTRGIVCHALIENDALILKVKGKSAHGSTPEIGMNAGLLLGEFLKNSPFTGQAKTFLNLLEDVTGEHTGNKLGISAVDEESGKLTVNVGVMAFNEAEGGKVGMNVRYPVTHDSDVIESSLKERAQSGDWSMRIIENNPPNYVEENHPLIKTLQKVYEEQTGKKGELMAIGGGTYARSLETGVAFGALFPGREDVAHQKDEHMFVEDLLLAAAIYAQAIYELAK